One Peromyscus leucopus breed LL Stock chromosome 2, UCI_PerLeu_2.1, whole genome shotgun sequence DNA window includes the following coding sequences:
- the Lzic gene encoding protein LZIC isoform X2 has protein sequence MNNYAFLKLTTLRASKVGVIKMASRGKTETSKLKQNLEEQLDRLMQQLQDLEECREELDADEYEETKKETLEQLSEFNDSLKKIMSGNMTLVDELSGMQLAIQAAISQAFKTPEVIRLFAKKQPGQLRTRLAEMDRDLMVGKLERDLYTQQKVEILTALRKLGEKLTEDDEAFLSANAGAALSQFEKVSTDLGSGDKVLALAGFEVEKAKK, from the exons ATGAACAATTACGCTTTCCTCAAATTGACGACACTCAGGGCTTCCAAAGTTGGCG TGATTAAAATGGCTTccagaggaaagacagagacaagcaAATTAAAGCAGAATTTAGAAGAACAGTTAGATAGACTGATGCAGCAATTACAAGATCTGGAAGAATGCAG AGAGGAGCTTGACGCCGATGAGTATGAGGAGACGAAAAAGGAAACTTTGGAGCAGCTGAGTGAATTCAACGATTCCCTGAAGAAAATTATGTCGGGGAATATGACTTTGGTCGATGAACTCAGTGGGATGCAGCTG GCTATCCAGGCAGCCATCAGCCAGGCTTTTAAAACACCTGAAGTCATCAGATTGTTTGCGAAGAAACAACCAGGCCAACTTCGGACAAGGTTAGCAGAG ATGGATAGAGATCTGATGGTGGGGAAGCTGGAACGGGACCTGTACACCCAGCAGAAGGTGGAGATACTAACTGCTCTCAGGAAGCTTGGAGAGAAG CTGACAGAAGATGACGAGGCCTTCCTGTCAGCAAACGCCGGTGCTGCGCTCAGCCAGTTCGAGAAAGTCTCCACAGACCTTG GCTCTGGAGATAAGGTCCTTGCTCTGGCAGGTTTTGAGGTTGAAAAAGCCAAGAAATGA
- the Lzic gene encoding protein LZIC isoform X1 has product MASRGKTETSKLKQNLEEQLDRLMQQLQDLEECREELDADEYEETKKETLEQLSEFNDSLKKIMSGNMTLVDELSGMQLAIQAAISQAFKTPEVIRLFAKKQPGQLRTRLAEMDRDLMVGKLERDLYTQQKVEILTALRKLGEKLTEDDEAFLSANAGAALSQFEKVSTDLGSGDKVLALAGFEVEKAKK; this is encoded by the exons ATGGCTTccagaggaaagacagagacaagcaAATTAAAGCAGAATTTAGAAGAACAGTTAGATAGACTGATGCAGCAATTACAAGATCTGGAAGAATGCAG AGAGGAGCTTGACGCCGATGAGTATGAGGAGACGAAAAAGGAAACTTTGGAGCAGCTGAGTGAATTCAACGATTCCCTGAAGAAAATTATGTCGGGGAATATGACTTTGGTCGATGAACTCAGTGGGATGCAGCTG GCTATCCAGGCAGCCATCAGCCAGGCTTTTAAAACACCTGAAGTCATCAGATTGTTTGCGAAGAAACAACCAGGCCAACTTCGGACAAGGTTAGCAGAG ATGGATAGAGATCTGATGGTGGGGAAGCTGGAACGGGACCTGTACACCCAGCAGAAGGTGGAGATACTAACTGCTCTCAGGAAGCTTGGAGAGAAG CTGACAGAAGATGACGAGGCCTTCCTGTCAGCAAACGCCGGTGCTGCGCTCAGCCAGTTCGAGAAAGTCTCCACAGACCTTG GCTCTGGAGATAAGGTCCTTGCTCTGGCAGGTTTTGAGGTTGAAAAAGCCAAGAAATGA